A part of Melittangium boletus DSM 14713 genomic DNA contains:
- the pgsA gene encoding CDP-diacylglycerol--glycerol-3-phosphate 3-phosphatidyltransferase, translating into MDRVERAVRRRQKKEEKARRRAARKPSVLVQEFWNLPNILTLGRILLIPLFVWLLYEADPYSSLLAAAVFAVASITDVVDGYLARRWNLITVVGKFMDPLADKLIAMAALVMMVRLGRISAWVVVVLLAREFIISGLRTIAASEGMVIAAGQEGKWKTSLQLVGIISLCVHYEHPVDWGFYASPVDFNKVGQVLVYLSAAFSVWSAVVYFRAFLSMLARRGNGDEQKA; encoded by the coding sequence ATGGATCGAGTGGAGCGTGCGGTACGGAGGCGTCAGAAGAAGGAGGAGAAGGCGCGGCGGCGCGCGGCTCGCAAGCCGAGCGTGCTCGTTCAGGAGTTCTGGAACCTGCCCAACATCCTGACGCTCGGGCGAATCCTCCTCATCCCCCTCTTCGTCTGGCTGCTCTACGAAGCGGACCCGTACTCGTCGTTGCTGGCGGCGGCGGTGTTCGCGGTGGCCTCCATCACGGATGTCGTCGACGGCTACCTGGCGCGCCGTTGGAACCTCATCACCGTGGTGGGCAAGTTCATGGATCCCCTCGCCGACAAGCTCATCGCCATGGCGGCCCTGGTGATGATGGTGCGCCTGGGGCGCATCTCGGCCTGGGTGGTGGTCGTCCTGCTGGCGCGCGAATTCATCATCAGTGGTCTGCGCACCATCGCCGCGAGCGAGGGCATGGTCATCGCCGCGGGGCAGGAGGGCAAGTGGAAGACGTCCCTGCAACTCGTGGGCATCATCTCGTTGTGCGTGCACTACGAGCACCCCGTGGACTGGGGCTTCTACGCCTCGCCGGTGGACTTCAACAAGGTGGGCCAGGTGCTGGTGTACCTGTCCGCGGCCTTCTCCGTGTGGAGCGCCGTGGTCTACTTCCGCGCCTTCCTTTCGATGCTCGCGCGGCGCGGAAATGGGGATGAACAGAAGGCTTGA
- a CDS encoding tetratricopeptide repeat protein, which yields MPTTRVTGRGPKSPVDEEFLKQLYQGGELLAQGLLTEARLLLERAHQLQPRNEKGRNLLGLAYFKLGHFERAAEVYEALVRDNPVDATLRVNLGLVYLKTNALQRAMREFEAATDLQPDHKKAHNYLGLALAQAKEYGRAREHFLLSGSDVLAEKMARAIAGETLPKPARPPPVAPAPMPRAAPPGEGQWGAQFGLDEVPPGPRPAESSEEELRFDEDEDEEEEAARAESPPPAKAPSEVTLEEGAAPELPVRAASPRPARDIPMLTDLTPALALAGASPAHRFRLGPGSFSVFVEGELLTRLEGLVAFSGQLEFEPERKRFRGRATDEPFGVGPGRFTRVSGRGVLFLESAEAHSFLAVDLGDSGVYVREECVFAFEEVVAFENGKMPSTAAPDLDLVYLRGQGRVVLAFRGALRSVVVAPELPVTVPASHLVGWQGQVTPEVVSLPGEHSPSRVAVQLSGEGFALITLPVR from the coding sequence ATGCCGACAACGCGCGTGACGGGGCGGGGGCCGAAGAGCCCCGTTGACGAGGAGTTCCTCAAGCAGCTCTACCAGGGAGGGGAATTGCTCGCGCAGGGCCTGCTGACCGAGGCCAGGCTCTTGCTTGAGCGCGCCCACCAGCTGCAGCCGAGGAACGAGAAGGGCCGCAACCTCCTGGGTCTGGCCTACTTCAAGCTGGGCCATTTCGAGCGGGCGGCCGAGGTCTACGAGGCGCTGGTGCGCGACAACCCGGTGGACGCCACGCTGCGCGTCAACCTGGGGCTCGTGTACCTCAAGACGAACGCCCTGCAGCGCGCGATGCGCGAGTTCGAGGCCGCGACGGATCTGCAGCCCGACCACAAGAAGGCGCACAACTACCTGGGGCTCGCGCTGGCCCAGGCGAAGGAGTACGGCCGCGCTCGCGAGCACTTCCTCTTGTCGGGCAGTGACGTGCTCGCGGAGAAGATGGCCCGGGCCATCGCGGGCGAAACACTCCCGAAGCCGGCCCGGCCGCCTCCCGTCGCGCCGGCGCCCATGCCCCGCGCGGCGCCTCCGGGAGAGGGTCAGTGGGGTGCCCAGTTCGGCCTGGACGAAGTGCCTCCCGGACCTCGTCCGGCCGAGTCCTCCGAGGAGGAGTTGCGGTTCGACGAGGACGAGGACGAGGAAGAAGAGGCCGCGCGAGCCGAGTCTCCCCCTCCCGCCAAGGCGCCTTCGGAGGTGACGCTGGAGGAGGGGGCCGCCCCTGAACTGCCCGTGCGTGCCGCCTCCCCACGCCCCGCCCGAGACATCCCCATGCTGACCGATCTGACTCCCGCGCTGGCGCTCGCGGGAGCGAGCCCCGCGCACCGCTTCCGTCTGGGCCCTGGAAGCTTCTCCGTGTTCGTGGAGGGCGAGCTGCTCACGCGCCTGGAGGGGCTGGTGGCCTTCAGCGGGCAGCTCGAGTTCGAGCCGGAGCGCAAGCGTTTCCGGGGCCGCGCCACGGACGAGCCCTTCGGTGTCGGCCCGGGACGGTTCACGCGCGTCAGCGGCCGGGGCGTGCTCTTCCTCGAGTCGGCGGAGGCGCATTCGTTCCTGGCGGTGGACCTGGGGGACTCGGGCGTCTATGTGCGCGAGGAGTGCGTCTTCGCCTTCGAGGAGGTGGTGGCGTTCGAGAACGGCAAGATGCCCTCCACGGCGGCGCCGGATCTGGATCTGGTCTACCTGCGCGGCCAGGGCCGGGTGGTGCTCGCCTTCCGGGGAGCGTTGCGCTCGGTGGTCGTGGCGCCGGAGCTGCCCGTGACGGTTCCCGCCTCCCACCTGGTGGGGTGGCAGGGCCAGGTCACCCCCGAGGTGGTCTCCCTGCCCGGAGAGCACTCGCCCTCGCGAGTCGCCGTCCAACTGAGCGGCGAAGGATTTGCCCTCATCACCTTGCCAGTCCGGTAG
- a CDS encoding transglycosylase SLT domain-containing protein — protein MRVPPFLLLSASLLAPLGAQADGGIYRYVEKDGTIVYTNVPPAGSKKASKLKGTFSDAPAPTAPVRGRSRTPQEFEAHIVAASTRYRIPSALVRAIMHAESNFNTNALSNKGASGLMQLMPATASEMYVRDIFDSRDNIEGGVRYLRVLANLFEGDMVKMVAAYNAGPDAVRKYGGQVPPYAETQAYVRKVLQLYQHYKERERLTKDEPRETDSDADNARDGAGAEEPR, from the coding sequence ATGCGTGTCCCGCCCTTCCTGCTCTTGTCCGCTTCGCTGCTCGCTCCCCTGGGCGCCCAGGCCGATGGGGGCATCTACCGGTACGTGGAGAAGGACGGGACCATCGTCTACACGAACGTGCCCCCCGCGGGCTCGAAGAAGGCGAGCAAGCTCAAGGGCACCTTTTCCGATGCTCCCGCGCCCACCGCTCCGGTGCGGGGCCGTTCGCGCACGCCCCAGGAGTTCGAGGCGCACATCGTCGCCGCCTCCACGCGCTATCGGATTCCCTCCGCGTTGGTGCGGGCCATCATGCACGCGGAGAGCAACTTCAACACCAACGCCCTGTCCAACAAGGGCGCCAGCGGGCTCATGCAGCTCATGCCCGCCACGGCCTCGGAGATGTACGTGCGCGACATCTTCGACAGCCGGGACAACATCGAGGGGGGGGTGCGCTACCTGCGTGTCCTGGCCAACCTCTTCGAGGGCGACATGGTGAAGATGGTGGCCGCGTACAACGCGGGCCCCGACGCCGTGCGCAAGTACGGCGGCCAGGTGCCTCCCTACGCGGAGACCCAGGCCTACGTGCGCAAGGTGCTCCAGCTCTACCAACATTATAAAGAGCGCGAGCGGCTCACGAAGGACGAGCCCCGCGAGACGGATTCAGATGCCGACAACGCGCGTGACGGGGCGGGGGCCGAAGAGCCCCGTTGA
- the nadB gene encoding L-aspartate oxidase, translating to MPHRFDFLVLGSGAAGLSFALQAARHGSVAVLSKREPQEGNTAYAQGGIASVLSPTDSFEAHIRDTLDAGAGLNHLDAVEVTVREGPERIRELVTMGADFNRRASGEFDLTREGGHSERRIVHSGDITGREVQRALLAACAEQPHITFFPNTAAIDLILDRRKAPGAPGRCLGVYALLPSGRIESFLAKYTVLATGGAGKVYLYTSNPDVATGDGVAMAYRAGAEVANMEFYQFHPTCLFHPEAKSFLISEALRGEGGKLRLRGGAPFMDRYHRLGELAPRDVVALAIDAELKRTGDDCVYLDMTHLGRAYLMERFPNIYATCKAFNIDMAVQPIPVVPAAHYMCGGVVTDLHGRTTVPGLFAIGEVAHTGLHGANRLASNSLLEGLVFGHRAATVCAEEVGHLSTPHEDPPEWDEGSAVASDESVVVTHNWDEIRRLMWNYVGIVRTDKRLMRARRRLELLREEIRDYYWRFKVTQDVIELRNICEVATLIVDCASRRKESRGLHYTLDYPGLDDQARHDTVVRRAL from the coding sequence ATGCCCCATCGGTTCGACTTCCTCGTCCTGGGTAGCGGCGCGGCCGGTCTCTCGTTCGCCCTCCAGGCGGCACGTCATGGCTCGGTGGCCGTCCTCAGCAAGCGCGAGCCGCAGGAGGGCAACACCGCCTACGCCCAGGGAGGCATCGCCAGCGTGCTCTCCCCCACGGACTCGTTCGAGGCCCACATCCGGGACACCCTGGACGCGGGCGCCGGCCTCAACCACCTGGACGCGGTGGAGGTGACGGTGCGCGAGGGACCCGAGCGCATCCGCGAGCTGGTGACGATGGGCGCGGACTTCAACCGGCGGGCGAGCGGCGAGTTCGACCTGACGCGCGAGGGCGGCCACTCCGAGCGCCGCATCGTCCACTCCGGCGACATCACCGGCCGAGAGGTGCAACGCGCGCTCCTGGCGGCATGCGCCGAGCAGCCCCACATCACCTTCTTCCCCAACACCGCGGCGATCGATCTCATCCTCGATCGGCGCAAGGCCCCGGGCGCGCCGGGCCGGTGCCTGGGGGTGTACGCGCTCCTGCCCTCGGGGCGCATCGAGAGCTTCCTGGCCAAGTACACGGTGCTGGCCACGGGCGGCGCGGGCAAGGTGTACCTCTACACCTCCAACCCGGACGTGGCGACGGGGGATGGCGTGGCCATGGCCTACCGGGCGGGGGCCGAGGTGGCCAACATGGAGTTCTACCAGTTCCACCCCACCTGCCTCTTCCACCCGGAGGCCAAGAGCTTCCTCATCAGCGAGGCGCTCCGGGGCGAGGGCGGCAAGCTGCGGCTGCGTGGGGGCGCGCCCTTCATGGACCGCTACCACCGCCTGGGGGAGCTGGCCCCGCGCGACGTGGTGGCGCTCGCCATCGACGCCGAGCTCAAGCGCACGGGCGATGACTGCGTCTACCTGGACATGACGCACCTGGGGCGCGCGTACCTCATGGAGCGCTTCCCCAACATCTACGCCACCTGCAAGGCCTTCAACATCGACATGGCCGTGCAGCCCATCCCCGTGGTGCCCGCGGCCCACTACATGTGCGGGGGCGTGGTGACGGACCTGCACGGGCGCACCACCGTGCCCGGCCTCTTCGCCATTGGCGAGGTGGCCCACACGGGGCTGCATGGCGCCAACCGGCTCGCCTCCAACTCGCTCCTGGAAGGACTCGTCTTCGGCCACCGGGCCGCCACCGTCTGCGCCGAGGAGGTGGGCCACCTGTCCACGCCCCATGAGGATCCCCCCGAGTGGGACGAGGGCAGCGCGGTGGCCTCGGACGAGAGCGTCGTCGTCACCCACAACTGGGATGAGATCCGCCGCCTCATGTGGAACTACGTGGGCATCGTCCGCACGGACAAGCGGCTGATGCGGGCCCGGCGCCGGCTGGAGCTGCTGCGCGAGGAGATCCGCGACTACTACTGGCGCTTCAAGGTGACCCAGGACGTCATCGAGCTGCGCAACATCTGCGAGGTGGCCACGCTGATCGTCGACTGCGCCAGCCGGCGCAAGGAGAGCCGAGGCCTGCACTACACGCTCGACTACCCAGGTCTGGACGACCAGGCCCGGCACGACACCGTGGTCCGCCGCGCGCTATGA
- a CDS encoding TIGR00730 family Rossman fold protein has product MNNPSIQSICVFCGSRMGSRPEYLESAQALGTEIARRGLTLVYGGANVGLMGAVADAALAQGGKVVGVLPGVLKSREIAHPRLTELHLVDSMHTRKAMMAERADAFIALPGGVGTFEELFEITTWAQLGIHQKPVGLLNVADFYGPLLALMRRAVDEGFVPEARAQPFVYDTSPTVLLERLLTAGQPLAPATPLIRPEQS; this is encoded by the coding sequence ATGAACAACCCCAGCATCCAATCGATATGCGTCTTCTGCGGCTCGCGGATGGGCTCCCGGCCGGAGTACCTCGAGAGCGCCCAGGCCCTGGGCACGGAGATCGCCCGGCGCGGCCTCACGCTCGTCTACGGAGGCGCGAACGTGGGGTTGATGGGGGCGGTGGCGGACGCCGCGCTCGCCCAGGGCGGCAAGGTGGTAGGCGTGCTGCCCGGGGTGCTCAAGAGCCGGGAGATCGCCCACCCGCGCCTCACCGAGCTGCACCTGGTGGACTCCATGCACACGCGCAAGGCGATGATGGCCGAGCGCGCCGATGCCTTCATCGCCTTGCCCGGCGGCGTGGGCACCTTCGAGGAGTTGTTCGAGATCACCACCTGGGCGCAGCTCGGCATCCACCAGAAGCCCGTCGGCCTGCTCAACGTGGCGGACTTCTACGGCCCCCTGCTCGCCCTCATGCGGCGCGCGGTGGACGAGGGCTTCGTGCCCGAGGCCCGGGCCCAACCCTTCGTGTACGACACCTCCCCCACCGTGTTGCTGGAGCGACTGCTCACCGCGGGGCAGCCGCTCGCTCCGGCCACGCCCCTGATCCGGCCCGAGCAGAGCTGA
- the pyrE gene encoding orotate phosphoribosyltransferase has translation MTSASSDRDRLLRLLTERSFERRKVVLSSGKESDFYIDCKRTALLAEGHYLIGRLLLEAVRREAPSAVAVGGLTLGADPLASAVSLTSYLAQTPLHAFIVRKEPKGHGTGQWIEGMKALAPGAPVAILEDVVTTGASTLKAIERARLEGLEVLGAFALVDRLEGGREAVEASGHRLFTLFTREDFIP, from the coding sequence ATGACGTCCGCTTCGTCTGACAGGGATCGTCTGCTGCGGCTGCTCACCGAGCGCTCCTTCGAGCGGCGCAAGGTGGTGCTCTCGTCGGGCAAGGAGTCGGATTTCTACATCGACTGCAAGCGCACCGCGCTCCTGGCCGAGGGTCACTACCTCATTGGCCGGTTGCTGCTGGAGGCCGTGCGCCGCGAGGCCCCCTCGGCCGTGGCGGTGGGCGGACTGACGCTGGGCGCGGATCCGCTCGCCTCGGCGGTGAGCCTCACCAGCTATCTGGCCCAGACGCCCCTGCATGCCTTCATCGTGCGCAAGGAGCCCAAGGGACACGGCACGGGCCAGTGGATCGAGGGCATGAAGGCGCTCGCGCCGGGCGCTCCGGTGGCCATCCTCGAGGACGTGGTGACCACGGGTGCCTCCACACTCAAGGCCATCGAGCGCGCTCGCCTCGAGGGGCTCGAGGTGCTGGGGGCCTTCGCCCTGGTGGATCGGCTGGAGGGCGGCCGCGAGGCGGTCGAGGCCTCCGGACACCGGCTCTTCACCTTGTTCACCCGCGAGGACTTCATTCCATGA
- a CDS encoding ParB/RepB/Spo0J family partition protein, translated as MNTENKVDEVDGAPSPQAEETPGVVAAVPSSDASAVEASPPPPSEASPPPPEAVAPAERIELAPASRRGHVAPAHIPLERIDEDTSLQIRPVGDLSALATDLARLGQLSPVDVRFKPPDRFQIISGFRRVAALRFLKRDRVLARLHTDLSDEDALLMALASAIHASPVSREDLEAQRAKLEAQGRLTPIARDMLDKALATDESLAPETVEEEVDADELAVEATQRLVDINQDLALLADVFSDLDETRKQELLTQLRYSSDLVAWLEKL; from the coding sequence ATGAACACCGAGAACAAAGTCGACGAGGTGGACGGCGCGCCGAGCCCCCAGGCGGAAGAAACGCCCGGAGTGGTCGCGGCCGTGCCGTCCTCCGATGCCTCCGCCGTGGAGGCCTCTCCGCCGCCCCCGAGCGAGGCGTCCCCGCCTCCGCCCGAGGCGGTGGCTCCCGCCGAGCGCATCGAGCTCGCTCCCGCGTCCCGGCGCGGTCACGTGGCGCCCGCCCACATTCCCCTGGAGCGGATCGACGAGGACACGTCCTTGCAGATCCGTCCCGTGGGGGACCTGTCGGCGCTGGCCACGGACTTGGCGCGGCTCGGCCAGTTGTCCCCCGTGGATGTGCGCTTCAAGCCTCCGGACCGCTTCCAGATCATCTCCGGGTTCCGGCGCGTGGCGGCGCTGCGCTTCCTCAAGCGCGATCGCGTCCTGGCGCGCCTGCACACGGACCTGTCCGACGAGGACGCGCTGCTCATGGCGCTCGCCTCGGCCATTCATGCCTCTCCGGTGAGCCGCGAGGATCTGGAGGCCCAGCGCGCGAAGCTCGAGGCCCAGGGCCGCCTGACGCCCATCGCCCGGGACATGCTGGACAAGGCGCTGGCCACCGACGAGTCCCTGGCGCCGGAGACGGTGGAGGAAGAGGTCGACGCGGACGAGCTGGCCGTGGAGGCGACCCAGCGGCTGGTGGACATCAATCAGGACCTGGCGCTGCTGGCGGATGTGTTCTCGGACCTCGACGAGACGCGCAAGCAGGAACTGCTCACCCAGTTGCGCTACTCGTCGGACCTGGTGGCGTGGCTGGAGAAATTGTGA
- a CDS encoding bactofilin family protein has product MATVKELAPGAVDNTVVGQSILISGRLTGDEDLTVRGRVEGELTLSRTLIVEPTGVVKANVAVKNAIVSGVVVGNINATESVELTREGRMVGDIHAPRVIIVDGASFRGRVDMGEVEPGRVPSERPALPRPAAVTRPTVRPGANVPARPALPPARPATVAAPPARPAAAAPPARPAPPPPPSAPAPRPAPPAPPAARAAEPTRPEPPRPPSAAPLPPTVAEGARKKVVVKKKGR; this is encoded by the coding sequence TTGGCCACCGTGAAGGAACTGGCCCCCGGGGCCGTGGACAACACCGTGGTGGGTCAATCCATCCTCATCAGCGGCAGGCTGACGGGCGATGAGGACCTGACCGTGCGCGGCCGGGTGGAGGGTGAGCTCACGCTCAGCCGGACCCTCATCGTGGAGCCCACGGGTGTCGTGAAGGCGAACGTGGCGGTGAAGAACGCCATCGTCAGCGGCGTGGTGGTGGGCAACATCAACGCCACCGAGAGCGTGGAGCTCACCCGCGAGGGCCGCATGGTGGGCGACATCCACGCCCCGCGCGTCATCATCGTGGACGGAGCGAGCTTCCGGGGCCGCGTGGACATGGGCGAGGTCGAGCCGGGCCGCGTGCCCTCCGAGCGTCCCGCGCTGCCGCGTCCGGCCGCCGTGACGCGTCCCACGGTGCGCCCGGGTGCCAACGTGCCCGCGCGTCCCGCGCTGCCGCCCGCGCGTCCGGCCACTGTCGCCGCGCCGCCCGCGCGTCCGGCCGCCGCCGCGCCGCCCGCGCGTCCGGCCCCGCCTCCGCCCCCGAGCGCTCCCGCGCCGCGTCCCGCTCCTCCGGCGCCCCCCGCCGCCCGGGCCGCGGAACCGACGCGTCCCGAGCCTCCCCGGCCTCCTTCCGCCGCCCCCCTGCCGCCCACGGTGGCCGAGGGCGCCCGGAAGAAGGTCGTGGTGAAGAAGAAGGGCCGCTGA
- a CDS encoding bactofilin family protein — protein MANTVIGSSIVIDGEISGDEDLVIQGTVKGKISLRESLYVEGSGVVEADIETQNVEIAGRVTGNIAATDKVELKTDCRVVGDIKAPRILIADGASFKGNVDMDIPKER, from the coding sequence ATGGCGAATACGGTCATCGGTTCGAGCATTGTCATCGATGGTGAAATCTCCGGCGACGAGGATCTCGTCATCCAGGGGACGGTGAAGGGCAAGATCTCTCTGCGCGAGAGCCTCTACGTCGAGGGCAGTGGCGTGGTGGAAGCCGACATCGAGACGCAGAACGTGGAGATCGCGGGCCGCGTCACGGGCAACATCGCGGCCACCGACAAGGTGGAACTCAAGACGGACTGCCGCGTGGTGGGTGACATCAAGGCCCCGCGCATCCTCATCGCCGACGGCGCCTCCTTCAAGGGCAACGTCGACATGGACATTCCGAAGGAGCGCTGA
- the bacN gene encoding bactofilin BacN: MAQGEQTGIIGKGIIIRGNLTGGGDLIIEGRVEGQIALKNHLTIEGTGKVQADIRAEELTINGEASGNIDASGRVAINASAKVAGDIKAPRVVIEDGAVFNGSIEMDVKLPDDI, translated from the coding sequence ATGGCACAGGGCGAGCAGACGGGCATCATCGGCAAGGGCATCATCATCCGGGGGAATCTGACCGGAGGTGGGGATCTGATCATCGAGGGGCGGGTGGAGGGGCAGATCGCCCTGAAGAACCACCTGACCATCGAGGGCACCGGCAAGGTGCAGGCGGACATCCGCGCCGAGGAATTGACCATCAACGGCGAGGCGAGTGGCAACATCGACGCGTCGGGTCGGGTGGCCATCAACGCGTCGGCGAAGGTCGCGGGGGACATCAAGGCCCCGCGGGTGGTCATCGAGGATGGAGCGGTCTTCAACGGTTCCATCGAGATGGATGTGAAGCTGCCGGACGACATCTAA